tattattttcaaAAGTTGCAGTTTGGACCACTCTCTCATAATTAGTCTTAATTGTTGAAAACAAATTGATTGTGACTCATAAAAGAAAAGGGAGATATCATTCAACTAACTTCACTAAGCACTTTTTAGTCGacttcagtttttttttttgtctttaaGCTCCTTTGACGCATTTTGTTTTCTACCGACTAGTCCATGTCAGTTTCTTAGACGTACGTTGAGAAATGAATATGAATTGAGCTACAATCTAACTAACTTCACTAAGCACTTCTTAGTGACttatggtttttcttttctGCGTTTTTCTCTATCGACTGGTCTATTTCCCATTTCTTAGACTTACATTGAGAAATGAGCGTATTGAGCTACTAATTAGGTATACAATGACGATGTCTGTTGCTATCTTCTTGTTTTAGTTTGTCGTGTAGAGGTGAAAATGAACTCAAGTATAAACAGAAACTTGATGCAAAAGACGTCTCACATAAGCTTTCGTTTCAGTTTAAGCATCTGTGATGAATGGTGTGAGTTCTTATTTCTTGTTTTCAAATGCAGAGCCTACTCAGACGCCGCTCAGTTGGAGCATGAGGTTGAAGATTGCGGTTGGCGCTGCTCGTGGCCTTGAGTATCTTCACTGCAAAGCGAATCCGCCTGTTATCTACCGCGACCTGAAATCTTCAAACATACTGTTGGACAAAGATTTCAATGCCAAGCTGTCGGATTTTGGGCTTGCCAAGCTAGGGCCGGTTGGCGACAACACTCATGTCTCAACACGAGTGATGGGGACCTACGGATATTGTGCCCCAGAATATGCCATGAGCGGAAAGCTCACCCTAAAATCCGACATCTACAGCTTCGGCGTAGTTATGTTGGAGCTCATCACCGGACGCAAGGCCATCGACTGCACCAAAATCCCGGGAGAGCAGAATCTTGTCATGTGGGTGAGTTCTTCCTTCTCTAATCCCTAATTCACGACGTAAGTCTGCATGCTCTTTGTCGTCACACGAGACGAGGTCGACGTAACTTTGGTATTTGAAGGACTAGACGATCAAATGAGAGCGAGATTGTGTGGTTGGCTAACCTATTTTAGCCCTATATCGTTTCGTTTTCTTTGCAGTGTCGGCCTTATTTGAAGGACCGGAGGAAATACGTACAAATGGTGGATCCTTTACTCGAAGGGCGATTCTCGACCCGGAGCCTCCACCACGCCGTTGCAATCACGGCAATGTGCCTTCAAGAACAAGCCAGCTTCCGCCCGTTGATCGGGGACATCGTGTTGGCACTCGAGTTCCTAGTGTCACAAGCGGACGATTCTCGGAGAGGTCGGTCCCACAGCCgaacctcgtcatcgccatcgcaGGTAGATAAGGCTGA
This sequence is a window from Salvia splendens isolate huo1 chromosome 14, SspV2, whole genome shotgun sequence. Protein-coding genes within it:
- the LOC121765317 gene encoding probable serine/threonine-protein kinase PBL21; protein product: MGCFSCISHPSKDMRDYNGGDIDTNSSVGGKRKANMSGSVSVKKGGAARAEGKDGNNPSKGNAARSFTFKDLALATQNFREANLIGEGGFGSVYKGRLESGLVVAVKQLNLEGLQGNQEFIVEVLMLSLLHHPNLVNLIGYCTDGDQRLLVYEFMQMGSLENHLFEPTQTPLSWSMRLKIAVGAARGLEYLHCKANPPVIYRDLKSSNILLDKDFNAKLSDFGLAKLGPVGDNTHVSTRVMGTYGYCAPEYAMSGKLTLKSDIYSFGVVMLELITGRKAIDCTKIPGEQNLVMWCRPYLKDRRKYVQMVDPLLEGRFSTRSLHHAVAITAMCLQEQASFRPLIGDIVLALEFLVSQADDSRRGRSHSRTSSSPSQVDKADSRRQDLEDPSI